One segment of Haemophilus influenzae DNA contains the following:
- the bamA gene encoding outer membrane protein assembly factor BamA has protein sequence MKKLLIASLLFGTTTTVFAAPFVAKDIRVDGVQGDLEQQIRATLPVRAGQRVTDNDVTNIVHSLFVSGRFDNVKARQEGDVLVISVVAKPIIADVKIKGNSVIPTDALKQNLDANGFRVGDILIREKLNEFAKSVKEHYVSVGRYNATVEPIVNTLPNNRAEILIQINEDDKAKLASLTFKGNESVSSSTLQEQMELQPDSWWKLWGNKFEGAQFEKDLQAIRDYYLNNGYAKAQITKTDVQLNNEKTKVNVTIDVNEGLQYDLRSARIVGNVGGMSAELEPLLSALHLNDTFRRSDIADVENAIKAKLGERGYGNTTVNSVPDFDDANKTLAITFVVDAGRRLTVRQLRFEGNTVSADSTLRQEMRQQEGTWYNSQLVELGKIRLDRTGFFETVENRIDPINGSNDEVDVVYKVKERNTGSINFGIGYGTESGISYQASIKQDNFLGTGAAVSIAGTKNDYGTSVNLGYTEPYFTKDGVSLGGNVFFENYDNSKSDTSSNYKRTTYGSNVTLGFPVNENNSYYVGLGHTYNKISNFALEYNRNLYIQSMKFKGNGIKTNDFDFSFGWNYNNLNRGYFPTKGVKASLGGRVTIPGSDNKYYKLSADVQGFYPLDRDHLWVVSAKASAGYANGFGNKRLPFYQTYTAGGIGSLRGFAYGSIGPNAIYQDEKGEFKKDHPDVIGGNAIATASAELIVPTPFVSDKSQNTVRTSLFVDAASVWNTKWKSDKTGLDSNVLARLPDYGKSSRIRASTGVGFQWQSPIGPLVFSYAKPIKKYENDDVEQFQFSIGGSF, from the coding sequence ATGAAAAAACTTCTAATCGCAAGTTTATTATTCGGTACGACAACGACTGTGTTTGCCGCACCTTTCGTGGCAAAAGATATTCGTGTAGATGGTGTTCAAGGTGATTTAGAACAACAAATCCGAGCAACACTACCAGTTCGTGCAGGTCAGCGTGTTACAGATAATGATGTAACAAATATTGTTCACTCTCTATTCGTAAGTGGTCGATTTGATAATGTCAAAGCACGTCAAGAAGGCGATGTGCTTGTTATTAGCGTTGTCGCCAAACCGATTATCGCAGATGTGAAAATTAAAGGTAACTCCGTTATACCTACAGATGCACTTAAACAAAACCTAGATGCTAACGGCTTTAGAGTTGGCGACATTTTAATTCGAGAAAAATTAAATGAATTTGCTAAAAGCGTAAAAGAACACTATGTAAGCGTAGGTCGTTATAACGCAACAGTTGAACCTATTGTAAATACGCTACCAAATAATCGCGCTGAAATTTTAATTCAAATCAATGAAGATGATAAAGCAAAATTGGCATCATTAACTTTCAAGGGGAACGAATCTGTTAGTAGCAGTACATTACAAGAACAAATGGAATTACAACCTGATTCTTGGTGGAAGTTATGGGGAAATAAATTTGAAGGTGCGCAATTCGAGAAAGATTTGCAGGCAATTCGTGATTATTATTTAAATAATGGCTATGCCAAAGCACAAATCACTAAAACGGATGTTCAGCTAAATAATGAAAAAACAAAAGTTAATGTGACCATTGATGTAAATGAAGGTTTACAGTATGACCTTCGTAGCGCACGCATTGTAGGTAATGTGGGCGGTATGTCTGCCGAGCTTGAACCTTTACTTTCAGCATTACATTTAAATGATACTTTCCGCCGTAGTGATATTGCAGATGTAGAAAATGCAATTAAAGCAAAACTTGGGGAACGAGGTTACGGTAACACAACAGTAAATTCTGTACCTGATTTTGACGATGCAAATAAAACATTAGCGATAACCTTTGTTGTTGATGCTGGACGACGTTTAACTGTTCGCCAACTTCGCTTTGAAGGAAATACTGTTTCAGCAGATAGTACTTTACGTCAAGAAATGCGCCAACAAGAAGGAACTTGGTATAATTCACAATTAGTTGAGTTAGGAAAAATTCGCTTAGATCGTACAGGTTTCTTCGAAACAGTTGAAAACCGAATTGATCCTATCAATGGTAGCAATGATGAAGTGGATGTCGTATATAAAGTCAAAGAACGTAACACGGGTAGTATCAACTTTGGTATTGGTTACGGTACAGAGAGTGGTATTAGTTATCAAGCAAGTATTAAACAAGATAATTTCTTGGGAACAGGGGCGGCAGTAAGTATAGCTGGTACGAAAAATGATTATGGTACTAGTGTCAATTTGGGTTATACCGAACCCTATTTTACTAAAGATGGTGTAAGTCTTGGTGGAAATGTTTTCTTTGAAAACTACGATAACTCTAAAAGTGATACATCCTCTAACTATAAGCGTACGACTTATGGAAGTAATGTTACTTTAGGTTTCCCTGTAAATGAAAATAACTCCTATTATGTAGGATTAGGCCATACCTATAATAAAATTAGTAACTTTGCTCTAGAATATAACCGTAATTTATATATTCAATCAATGAAGTTTAAAGGTAATGGCATTAAAACAAATGACTTTGATTTTTCTTTTGGTTGGAACTATAACAACCTTAATAGAGGCTATTTCCCAACCAAAGGGGTAAAAGCAAGTCTTGGTGGACGAGTTACTATTCCAGGATCAGACAATAAATATTATAAATTAAGTGCAGATGTACAGGGTTTCTACCCATTAGACAGAGATCACCTCTGGGTTGTATCTGCAAAAGCATCTGCAGGATATGCAAATGGTTTCGGAAACAAGCGTTTACCATTCTATCAAACTTATACAGCGGGTGGCATCGGCTCATTACGTGGTTTTGCTTATGGTAGTATTGGGCCTAATGCAATTTACCAAGATGAAAAGGGTGAATTTAAAAAAGACCACCCAGATGTGATTGGCGGTAATGCAATAGCTACAGCTAGTGCAGAGTTAATTGTGCCAACTCCATTTGTGAGTGATAAAAGCCAAAATACAGTCCGAACTTCCCTATTTGTTGATGCGGCAAGCGTATGGAATACAAAATGGAAATCAGATAAAACTGGATTAGATAGCAATGTATTAGCAAGATTGCCTGATTATGGCAAATCAAGCCGTATTCGCGCCTCTACAGGTGTCGGATTCCAATGGCAATCTCCTATTGGACCATTGGTATTTTCTTATGCTAAACCAATTAAAAAATATGAAAATGATGATGTCGAACAGTTCCAATTTAGTATTGGGGGTTCTTTCTAA
- a CDS encoding OmpH family outer membrane protein, with protein MKNIAKVTALALGIALASGYAAAEEKIAFINAGYIFQHHPDRQAVADKLDAEFKPVAEKLAASKKEVDDKIAAARKKVEAKVAALEKDAPRLRQADIQKRQEEINKLGATEDAGLQKLMQEQDKKVQEFQAQNEKRQAEERGKLLDSIQTATNNLAKAKGYTYVLDANSVVFAVEGKDITEEVLKSIPASEKAQEKK; from the coding sequence ATGAAAAACATCGCAAAAGTAACCGCACTTGCTTTAGGTATTGCACTTGCTTCAGGCTATGCTGCAGCTGAAGAGAAAATTGCTTTTATTAATGCAGGTTATATTTTTCAACATCACCCAGATCGCCAAGCGGTAGCAGATAAACTTGATGCTGAATTTAAACCTGTAGCTGAGAAATTAGCAGCGAGTAAAAAAGAAGTTGATGATAAAATTGCAGCTGCTCGTAAAAAAGTAGAAGCAAAAGTTGCGGCTTTAGAAAAAGATGCACCTCGCTTACGTCAAGCTGATATTCAAAAACGCCAAGAGGAAATTAATAAATTAGGCGCGACTGAAGATGCTGGATTACAAAAATTAATGCAAGAACAAGATAAAAAAGTTCAAGAATTCCAAGCTCAAAATGAAAAACGTCAAGCTGAAGAACGTGGTAAATTATTAGATAGCATTCAAACTGCGACAAATAATTTAGCAAAAGCAAAAGGTTATACTTATGTGCTTGATGCAAATTCAGTTGTATTTGCGGTAGAGGGTAAAGACATTACTGAAGAAGTATTAAAATCTATCCCTGCTTCTGAAAAAGCACAAGAGAAAAAATAA
- the lpxD gene encoding UDP-3-O-(3-hydroxymyristoyl)glucosamine N-acyltransferase yields MQKSYSLQELATQIGATVRGNADVVVENIAPLDKAQSNQLTFISNAKFRALLKDSKAGILVVSQEDIEHCSPESNLLIVKDPYVAYAILAQYMDSTPKAAQGIAQSAVIFDGVLLGENVSIGANAVIEEGVVLGDNVIIGANCFVGKNTKIGSGTQLWANVTVYHNVEIGVNCLIQSGTVIGSDGFGYANDRGRWIKIPQVGQVIIGNNVEIGANTCIDRGALDATIIEDNVIIDNLCQIAHNVHIGTGTAVAGGVIMAGSLTVGRYCLIGGASVINGHMEICDKVTITGMGMVMRPITEPGVYSSGIPLQTNKEWRKTAALTLGIDGIHKRLKALEKKIS; encoded by the coding sequence ATGCAAAAATCCTATTCTTTACAAGAATTGGCAACTCAAATCGGCGCTACCGTTCGCGGTAACGCCGATGTTGTTGTTGAGAATATCGCGCCACTCGATAAAGCCCAATCAAATCAACTTACTTTTATTTCTAACGCAAAATTCCGTGCATTATTGAAAGATTCTAAAGCAGGGATTTTGGTTGTATCTCAAGAGGATATTGAACACTGTTCTCCAGAAAGCAATTTACTTATTGTTAAAGATCCTTATGTAGCTTACGCAATTTTAGCTCAATATATGGATAGCACGCCAAAAGCAGCACAAGGAATTGCACAAAGTGCGGTCATTTTTGATGGCGTTTTATTAGGCGAAAATGTATCTATTGGTGCGAACGCAGTGATTGAAGAAGGTGTAGTTCTAGGCGATAACGTAATCATCGGGGCAAATTGTTTTGTTGGTAAAAATACCAAAATTGGTTCAGGCACCCAGCTCTGGGCTAATGTCACTGTTTACCATAACGTTGAGATTGGCGTAAATTGCTTAATCCAATCAGGAACAGTTATCGGTAGTGATGGTTTTGGTTATGCAAATGATCGTGGTCGTTGGATTAAAATCCCACAAGTAGGGCAAGTAATAATTGGTAATAACGTTGAGATTGGTGCGAATACTTGTATTGATAGAGGCGCATTAGATGCCACGATTATTGAAGATAACGTGATTATCGATAACCTTTGTCAAATTGCGCATAATGTTCATATCGGCACTGGTACAGCGGTTGCGGGTGGCGTTATTATGGCAGGTAGCTTAACTGTTGGTCGCTATTGCTTAATTGGTGGTGCAAGTGTGATTAATGGTCATATGGAAATTTGTGATAAAGTAACCATTACTGGAATGGGGATGGTAATGCGTCCAATCACAGAACCTGGCGTATATTCCTCTGGTATCCCATTACAAACGAATAAAGAGTGGCGTAAAACGGCAGCTCTAACATTAGGCATTGATGGCATACACAAACGCCTAAAAGCATTAGAAAAGAAAATTTCTTAA
- the tsf gene encoding translation elongation factor Ts, with product MAEITASLVKELRDRTGAGMMECKKALVEANGDIELAIDNMRKSGQAKAAKKAGRVAAEGVILARVENGFGVLVEMNCETDFVAKDAGFLGLANEVTDFAAANKGTTIEALQAQFEEKRAALVAKIGENMNIRRVAYLDGQVIAQYLHGAKIGVLVAGEGSADELKKVAMHVAASKPEFVNPEDVSAEVVEHERQIQIDIAINSGKPKEIAEKMVEGRMKKFTGEVSLTGQAFVMDPSVSVGDFLKSVNTSVSNFIRLEVGEGIEKKEEDFAAEVAKITGGNA from the coding sequence ATGGCTGAAATCACAGCATCATTAGTAAAAGAACTTCGTGACCGTACTGGCGCAGGTATGATGGAATGTAAAAAAGCATTAGTTGAAGCAAACGGTGATATTGAGTTAGCAATCGACAATATGCGTAAATCTGGTCAAGCTAAAGCAGCTAAAAAAGCAGGCCGTGTTGCCGCTGAAGGTGTTATCCTTGCTCGTGTAGAAAATGGTTTCGGTGTATTAGTTGAAATGAACTGTGAAACTGACTTCGTAGCAAAAGATGCAGGTTTCTTAGGTTTAGCAAATGAAGTAACTGATTTCGCAGCAGCAAACAAAGGTACGACTATCGAAGCATTACAAGCGCAATTTGAAGAAAAACGTGCGGCATTAGTGGCTAAAATCGGTGAGAATATGAACATCCGTCGTGTTGCTTACTTAGATGGTCAAGTAATTGCTCAATACTTACACGGCGCGAAAATTGGCGTATTAGTTGCGGGCGAAGGTTCTGCAGATGAACTTAAAAAAGTGGCAATGCACGTTGCAGCGTCTAAACCAGAATTCGTAAATCCAGAAGATGTATCTGCTGAAGTGGTTGAACACGAACGCCAAATCCAAATCGACATCGCAATCAACTCTGGTAAACCAAAAGAAATCGCAGAGAAAATGGTTGAAGGTCGTATGAAGAAATTCACTGGTGAAGTTTCATTAACAGGTCAAGCATTTGTAATGGATCCTTCTGTATCTGTAGGGGATTTCTTAAAATCGGTAAATACTTCTGTTTCTAACTTCATTCGTTTAGAAGTAGGCGAAGGTATCGAGAAAAAAGAAGAAGATTTTGCTGCTGAAGTAGCGAAAATCACTGGCGGTAATGCATAA
- the rpsB gene encoding 30S ribosomal protein S2, whose product MAQVSMRDMINAGVHFGHQTRYWNPQMKPFIFGARNGVHIINLEKTLPLFNEALAELTRIASNNGKVLFVGTKRAASEAVQAAALDCQQYYVNHRWLGGMLTNWKTVRQSIKRLKDLETQSQDGTFEKLTKKEALMRSREMEKLELSLGGIKDMGGLPDALFVIGADHEHIAVKEANNLGIPVFAIVDTNSTPAGVDFVIPGNDDATRAIQLYVSAAAAAVKEGRGNEAQVAEELAADAE is encoded by the coding sequence ATGGCACAAGTTTCAATGCGCGACATGATCAACGCAGGCGTACACTTCGGACACCAAACTCGTTACTGGAACCCACAAATGAAACCTTTCATTTTTGGTGCTCGTAACGGTGTTCACATCATCAATCTTGAAAAAACTTTACCTTTATTCAACGAAGCTTTAGCGGAATTAACTCGCATTGCTAGCAACAACGGTAAAGTATTATTCGTTGGTACAAAACGTGCAGCGTCTGAAGCGGTTCAAGCAGCAGCATTAGATTGTCAGCAATATTACGTAAACCACCGTTGGTTAGGTGGTATGTTGACTAACTGGAAAACCGTTCGTCAATCAATTAAACGTTTAAAAGATTTAGAAACTCAATCTCAAGACGGTACTTTTGAAAAATTAACCAAAAAAGAAGCGTTAATGCGTAGCCGTGAGATGGAAAAACTTGAATTAAGCCTTGGCGGTATCAAAGATATGGGCGGCTTACCAGATGCGTTATTCGTTATCGGTGCGGACCACGAACATATCGCAGTTAAAGAAGCAAACAACCTAGGTATTCCTGTATTTGCTATCGTTGATACTAACTCAACGCCAGCTGGCGTAGATTTCGTTATCCCAGGTAACGATGATGCGACTCGTGCTATCCAACTTTACGTTTCTGCAGCTGCAGCAGCGGTTAAAGAAGGTCGTGGTAACGAAGCTCAAGTTGCTGAAGAATTAGCAGCTGACGCAGAATAA
- a CDS encoding class I SAM-dependent methyltransferase, which translates to MNNKISVYDKDNFFELYQKLRSNPISLNEIIEKPTMLSLLPDLKGKKLLDLGCGTGGHLQLYLERGAAKVIGTDLSEKMLEQAEKDLQKCGQFSGRFSLYHLPMEKLAKLPESHFDVITSSFAFHYIEDFPALLASIANKLKPNGTLVFSQEHPITTCHKEGERWEKNDKKQQVAYRLNHYREEGERNRNWFKQPFQTYHRTTATIINNLIHAGFQIEQMEEPMLADQPQWHNEFKDLSHRPPLLFIKARKVEK; encoded by the coding sequence ATGAATAATAAAATTAGTGTTTATGATAAAGATAATTTCTTTGAGCTTTATCAGAAACTCCGTTCAAATCCAATTAGCCTCAATGAAATTATCGAAAAGCCCACCATGCTCTCACTGTTGCCTGATTTAAAGGGGAAAAAATTACTCGATTTAGGCTGTGGCACTGGAGGGCATTTACAACTTTATTTAGAACGAGGGGCGGCTAAAGTAATTGGAACCGATCTTTCCGAAAAAATGCTCGAACAAGCTGAAAAAGATCTACAAAAGTGCGGTCAATTTTCAGGACGTTTTTCCTTATATCACTTACCAATGGAAAAATTAGCTAAGTTACCAGAAAGTCATTTTGATGTGATTACTAGCTCTTTTGCTTTTCATTATATTGAAGATTTTCCTGCTTTATTAGCTTCCATTGCCAACAAACTTAAGCCGAATGGCACATTAGTTTTTTCCCAAGAGCATCCGATTACAACTTGCCACAAAGAAGGGGAACGTTGGGAAAAAAATGACAAAAAACAGCAAGTTGCTTATCGTTTAAATCATTATCGAGAAGAGGGCGAACGTAATAGAAATTGGTTCAAACAACCTTTTCAAACCTATCATCGAACAACAGCGACAATTATCAATAATTTAATTCATGCAGGGTTTCAAATCGAGCAAATGGAAGAACCTATGCTTGCCGATCAACCGCAATGGCATAATGAATTTAAAGATTTATCACACCGCCCACCGTTGTTATTTATCAAAGCAAGAAAAGTAGAGAAATAA
- a CDS encoding monovalent cation:proton antiporter-2 (CPA2) family protein: MSQLANPELIKVVILLASSVTIVPLFKRLGLGSVLGYLVAGCLIGPSVFGIEQDPTAVVHLAELGVVMFLFIIGLEMYPERLWAMRKAIFGRGLLQVGLCGCLLTFSGIYLLGLTKEVSFIAGMGFTLSSTAIVMQSLEERGLTSTSKGQRVISTLIFEDIAIVPLLASVAFLAPHSKEATPHTNWVSIGIALSAVVGLIVAGKWLMNPLFRLISKARIREMMTAGALLVVLGAALAMEIGGLSMAMGAFVAGVMMSESAFRHQLEADIEPFRGLLLGLFFMGVGMSLDLHLVFNHWILLLGIVFLYILGKASAVYIIARITRLDHREAIGRMSLMAHGGEFAFVLFSAAATAEVISNEEQATFTAAVIISMLFSPIIAQIARKLIQRTEPKHLDQLDENDLDTIVDLEDNVLVIGFGRFSQIVCQTLLIRGISVSVIDRNIENIRAAAKFGFKVYYGDGIRLDVLRAAGIEKAKCVVLGINDTQRIEHIVSQMKEAYPNLPILTRTYDRKTTVSLIKQDVDFIVRETFESAITLSRATLMKLGIDKIEAEEIIKEVRTLDQERLNEEVLHGFSNEIVKKYWTPRPFIKPHLDTKALNKETEEILSEKIEEEILNDHS, encoded by the coding sequence ATGTCTCAACTTGCCAATCCAGAACTGATTAAAGTCGTTATTTTACTCGCATCTAGTGTAACAATTGTGCCGTTATTTAAAAGACTCGGGTTGGGTAGCGTGCTAGGTTATTTAGTCGCAGGTTGTTTAATCGGCCCATCTGTCTTTGGCATAGAGCAAGATCCAACAGCAGTGGTACATTTAGCGGAATTAGGTGTGGTAATGTTTCTTTTTATTATCGGGCTTGAAATGTATCCAGAACGCCTTTGGGCAATGCGTAAAGCTATTTTCGGCAGAGGTTTGTTACAAGTTGGATTATGTGGTTGCTTACTCACTTTTTCGGGTATTTATTTATTAGGATTAACAAAAGAAGTATCATTTATTGCTGGTATGGGTTTCACGCTTTCCTCTACTGCTATTGTAATGCAATCACTAGAAGAAAGGGGGCTTACTTCTACGTCAAAAGGACAACGCGTAATTTCGACATTAATTTTTGAAGATATTGCTATTGTACCACTTTTGGCTTCTGTCGCTTTTCTTGCTCCCCATTCGAAAGAAGCTACACCACACACTAATTGGGTATCAATTGGCATAGCATTAAGTGCTGTTGTGGGGCTAATTGTGGCTGGAAAATGGTTAATGAACCCACTATTTCGTTTAATTTCTAAGGCACGTATTCGTGAAATGATGACAGCGGGCGCATTATTGGTCGTTTTAGGTGCCGCATTAGCAATGGAAATTGGCGGGCTTTCAATGGCAATGGGTGCGTTTGTTGCTGGTGTGATGATGTCTGAATCAGCTTTTCGCCATCAGCTTGAAGCGGATATAGAACCATTTCGCGGTTTATTACTTGGATTATTTTTTATGGGCGTAGGAATGTCCTTAGATTTGCATTTAGTGTTTAATCATTGGATCTTGCTACTTGGAATTGTTTTTCTTTATATACTGGGAAAAGCCAGTGCTGTTTATATTATTGCCCGAATTACTCGTCTTGATCATCGAGAAGCCATAGGGAGAATGTCTTTGATGGCACACGGTGGCGAATTTGCCTTTGTGCTTTTTTCAGCCGCAGCGACCGCGGAAGTAATCAGTAATGAAGAACAAGCGACATTCACTGCTGCAGTGATTATTTCGATGCTTTTTTCGCCTATTATCGCTCAAATTGCTCGCAAACTTATACAGCGTACAGAGCCTAAACATCTTGATCAACTTGATGAAAATGATCTAGACACCATCGTGGATTTGGAAGATAACGTTTTAGTTATTGGTTTTGGACGTTTTAGTCAAATTGTCTGCCAAACATTATTAATTCGTGGAATTAGCGTTTCAGTAATTGATCGCAATATCGAAAATATCCGTGCTGCTGCAAAGTTTGGTTTTAAAGTTTATTATGGCGATGGCATTCGATTAGATGTTTTACGAGCCGCAGGAATTGAAAAGGCGAAATGTGTCGTATTAGGTATTAACGATACACAAAGAATTGAACATATTGTCAGTCAAATGAAAGAGGCTTATCCAAATTTACCGATTTTAACCCGAACTTATGACAGAAAAACAACAGTTAGTTTGATTAAGCAGGATGTAGATTTTATTGTGCGTGAAACTTTTGAATCAGCAATTACACTTAGTCGAGCAACATTGATGAAATTAGGTATTGATAAAATTGAAGCGGAAGAAATTATTAAGGAAGTACGAACATTAGATCAAGAACGGTTAAATGAAGAAGTTTTACACGGTTTTTCGAATGAAATAGTAAAAAAATATTGGACACCAAGACCATTTATTAAACCGCATCTTGATACAAAAGCATTAAATAAAGAAACAGAAGAAATTCTAAGTGAGAAAATTGAAGAAGAAATATTAAATGATCATTCATAA
- the mutT gene encoding 8-oxo-dGTP diphosphatase MutT, with product MDKKIIQVAAGIIRNEFGQIYLTQRLEGQDFAQSLEFPGGKVDAGETPEQALKRELEEEIGIVALNAELYERFQFEYPTKIISFFFYLVDEWIGEPFGREGQEGFWIEQRELDAGQFPPANAKLIHRLLNETHNFI from the coding sequence ATGGATAAAAAAATTATACAAGTTGCTGCGGGGATTATTCGTAATGAATTTGGTCAGATCTATTTAACGCAGCGTTTAGAAGGACAAGATTTTGCGCAATCTTTAGAATTTCCCGGTGGAAAAGTGGATGCGGGAGAAACCCCAGAACAGGCTTTAAAACGTGAATTGGAAGAGGAAATTGGTATTGTTGCATTAAATGCTGAACTCTATGAACGCTTCCAATTTGAATATCCAACAAAAATTATTTCTTTTTTCTTTTATCTGGTAGATGAATGGATTGGCGAACCTTTTGGGCGAGAAGGTCAAGAAGGTTTTTGGATCGAACAACGCGAACTAGATGCAGGACAGTTTCCACCTGCGAATGCAAAATTAATTCATCGGTTACTAAATGAAACTCACAATTTCATATAA